From the genome of Penaeus monodon isolate SGIC_2016 chromosome 16, NSTDA_Pmon_1, whole genome shotgun sequence, one region includes:
- the LOC119582824 gene encoding perlucin-like gives MLTHLAIFALVAASISGQPLQGRSQKTELLVAVGILEEQVQDVKQKVIALPNSGALCPYPYKQVLDECFYLSKVKLNWNQARQYCQGMQGDLATPRNVYALKSFVIDTAAEVTEAWLGATNQSSEGTWNWLDGRPIASDWAGGQPDDAGGNEDCLDLRTKWHPTLNDYQCGVAQHFVCQYNA, from the exons ATGTTAACTCATCTGGCCATTTTTGCGCTCGTGGCTGCCTCGATCAGCGGCCAACCTCTTCAGGGTAGGAGCCAGAAAACCGAACTCCTGGTGGCAGTGGGCATACTCGAGGAACAAGTGCAAGACGTCAAGCAGAAGGTTATTGCCCTGCCGAACTCAG GAGCTCTATGTCCCTACCCGTATAAGCAAGTGCTGGACGAGTGCTTCTATCTGAGCAAGGTCAAGCTGAACTGGAACCAAGCGCGACAGTACTGCCAGGGCATGCAGGGCGACCTGGCCACACCCAGGAACGTCTATGCTCTCAAGTCCTTCGTCATCGACACTGCTGCAG AAGTGACCGAGGCTTGGCTGGGAGCAACCAACCAGTCCTCGGAGGGAACGTGGAACTGGCTGGACGGTCGCCCCATCGCCTCGGACTGGGCCGGCGGGCAGCCTGATGACGCCGGAGGAAACGAGGACTGCCTTGACCTCAGGACGAAGTGGCATCCCACCCTCAACGATTACCAGTGCGGAGTGGCTCAGCATTTTGTGTGCCAGTACAATGCTTAA